The Chitinophaga sp. H8 genome contains a region encoding:
- a CDS encoding DKNYY domain-containing protein, with amino-acid sequence MMIRSITFLLCCLPVLLQAQSNLSVEVTDKYVRFTSTSAFGLRGTRTQILRPRDIATFKYLGGPFSKDKYQVYYYTDILQEADPASFFCLASQENLYQEFNLFPRMKSIIGADERALYFMPTFGSIGGYVEHVTKMDRKTFGMISVMDSISGCYLVKNNDSLYFITRDMYDRANVVPADADLKEKHLKLLGGGYYLKGQLLCYLFSPIYQVKPGSMQVYGQSKYITDGKRVYYYKYKLETLPVDYKTFKVHPVYNAFAMDKNHYYLNGEEISPSFYSYEVAKEIFGNMPVGPDKHRQYLRMCMENY; translated from the coding sequence ATGATGATACGTTCCATTACTTTTCTACTTTGTTGTTTGCCCGTTTTGCTCCAGGCCCAGTCTAACCTTTCTGTAGAAGTGACCGATAAGTATGTCAGGTTTACCAGCACCAGTGCATTTGGATTACGCGGCACCCGTACCCAGATTCTCCGACCCAGGGATATTGCCACCTTCAAATACCTGGGAGGTCCTTTTTCAAAAGATAAGTACCAGGTGTATTATTACACTGATATATTGCAGGAAGCAGACCCTGCCTCTTTTTTCTGCCTGGCCAGCCAGGAAAACCTATACCAGGAGTTTAACCTGTTTCCCCGGATGAAATCAATTATAGGCGCTGATGAGCGTGCGCTCTATTTCATGCCCACCTTTGGCAGCATTGGCGGATATGTAGAGCACGTTACTAAAATGGACCGGAAAACATTTGGGATGATCAGCGTGATGGATTCTATCAGTGGTTGTTACCTGGTAAAAAATAATGACAGTCTTTATTTTATTACACGGGACATGTATGACAGGGCCAATGTAGTACCTGCGGATGCAGACCTGAAGGAAAAGCATCTCAAACTGCTGGGAGGCGGGTATTATCTGAAGGGACAGCTACTGTGTTATCTTTTCTCTCCCATCTACCAGGTAAAACCGGGCAGTATGCAGGTATACGGGCAATCAAAGTATATTACTGACGGCAAAAGGGTATATTATTATAAATATAAGCTGGAGACCTTACCTGTAGATTATAAGACCTTTAAAGTACATCCGGTATATAATGCCTTTGCCATGGATAAAAATCATTATTATCTGAATGGAGAAGAAATTTCGCCTTCCTTTTATTCTTATGAAGTAGCGAAAGAGATATTTGGGAATATGCCTGTTGGTCCGGATAAACATCGCCAATACCTGCGTATGTGTATGGAAAATTATTAA
- a CDS encoding SusC/RagA family TonB-linked outer membrane protein, which translates to MDKLYQFPVWGAVLCFAFSGALKAQSVQPQTSRNKDTATANLSDFKKFSVKPAAAATSTLDLSTVTSLPFTGVDQLMNGRVTGIDVRNNSGEPGLRSLNFIRGMGIIPLTNKDLYYAQPLIVLDGIPLLPDYPGAYDLKRFDYNKPGSEISRLAGIAAHDIESLKILKDAGALAIYGPQAVNGVILITTKKPAPGKQQVNVNVYAGIATPGTQPAMSNAKFERDFRLPFYQQYAGAEEWRNFPTFLADSTDAYYFGKANWRDNYYRNAFLYGINADIRGGGSMANFRFGLGTQSEDGVADQTAFKRYNVSFGLNLLPMNNLKITTWISASFMNRDRNRYLRDRYAEIEYMPNLEFPLSPDKSYLAQYETDLSKSFDKNKANSLRGYVQGEIALGSSWLFSTRLAADYQQDFRDVFYPRALFDNTNFISNYAAVDRRLLIENRLKYLGDWGAHQLAFTLGNNLQWDSYRFEYDKGYKGSTDVIKIYKPNGASHITELLFNYLDYSKQNLISVFVDAQYTFRNKYHLMLHLRNDGSSNFKYNPWFPGYTAGAAWDMQQEEFAKSNRWLNQWTWRLSYGRIGRLYVTDNYGYGPYMTVDANWAGSQNMATVMGYSYISRSYSNGFNAYDTDWPYQNMLNAGWDISMLDNRIGIAVDAYRKDDKNQLFRIPVSHEYGFDGTYQNGVHIRNSGVEVQLSVAPVRTKDLEWNSIFRINRNHNKLVALPGVQDRLMAGGRQIRVGGPVDGYWLLDNQGIFESDDAVPENPVTGKKLSYKGIALQKGDPKWADTNGDYIIDDNDRVLMGQASAGWNGGWENNIRWKQFNLQLLFTCAWDKKVINEELAGRFDFVNRSAPDDIRSIKEQSFWTLPASYDHIPRYNPWRAIDPYQAGQSLFLENAAFVKLRSARLSYDMADRGFFQKHKFNMAQVYVAATNLFTLSGYKSGDPELTDFRGYNTGYGLPIPRSFTVGCNFNF; encoded by the coding sequence ATGGACAAATTATACCAGTTCCCTGTATGGGGAGCAGTCTTATGTTTTGCCTTTTCAGGCGCGCTGAAGGCGCAATCAGTACAGCCACAGACTTCACGGAACAAGGATACGGCTACCGCCAATCTGAGCGACTTTAAAAAGTTTTCCGTAAAACCTGCTGCAGCTGCTACGTCAACGCTGGACCTGTCTACCGTTACCTCTTTACCTTTTACTGGTGTAGACCAGCTGATGAATGGCAGGGTAACGGGTATTGACGTACGTAATAATAGTGGTGAGCCCGGCTTACGCAGCTTGAACTTTATCCGGGGGATGGGTATTATTCCCCTGACAAATAAAGACCTGTACTATGCACAGCCACTGATTGTATTGGATGGTATTCCGTTATTACCGGATTATCCGGGTGCTTACGACCTGAAACGTTTTGATTATAATAAGCCGGGATCTGAGATCAGCCGGCTTGCAGGCATTGCTGCCCATGATATTGAATCACTGAAGATCCTGAAAGATGCCGGTGCCCTGGCTATTTACGGGCCGCAAGCGGTAAACGGGGTTATCCTGATCACTACCAAAAAGCCTGCGCCGGGTAAGCAGCAGGTAAATGTGAATGTATATGCAGGCATAGCTACGCCAGGTACACAGCCGGCCATGTCGAATGCCAAATTTGAACGTGATTTCCGTCTGCCCTTTTATCAGCAATATGCGGGTGCGGAAGAGTGGCGGAACTTTCCCACTTTCCTGGCTGATTCTACAGATGCCTATTACTTTGGAAAGGCCAACTGGCGGGATAATTATTATCGTAATGCTTTTCTCTATGGTATCAATGCGGATATCCGGGGAGGAGGATCAATGGCTAATTTCCGCTTTGGACTGGGTACACAATCAGAAGATGGTGTGGCGGATCAGACTGCTTTCAAAAGATACAATGTATCCTTTGGGTTGAATCTGTTACCCATGAATAACCTCAAGATCACTACCTGGATCAGTGCTTCGTTTATGAACAGGGACCGCAACAGGTATCTGCGCGACAGGTATGCGGAGATAGAATATATGCCTAACCTGGAGTTCCCACTGTCGCCAGACAAATCTTACCTGGCACAGTATGAAACCGATTTAAGCAAATCCTTTGATAAAAATAAGGCCAACTCGCTGCGTGGATATGTACAGGGGGAAATTGCCCTGGGGTCATCCTGGTTGTTCAGCACCAGGCTGGCAGCAGATTATCAGCAGGATTTCCGGGATGTATTTTATCCAAGGGCTTTATTTGATAATACAAACTTCATTTCTAACTATGCTGCGGTAGACCGCCGCCTGTTAATAGAAAACAGGTTGAAGTACCTGGGCGACTGGGGAGCGCATCAACTGGCCTTTACATTGGGAAACAACCTGCAATGGGATTCCTACCGTTTTGAATATGACAAAGGATACAAGGGCAGCACGGACGTGATCAAAATCTACAAACCTAATGGTGCGTCTCACATCACCGAGCTGTTGTTCAACTACCTGGATTATTCCAAACAAAACCTGATCAGTGTATTCGTGGATGCACAGTATACTTTCCGTAATAAATATCACCTGATGCTGCACCTGCGCAATGATGGTTCTTCCAATTTCAAGTATAATCCCTGGTTCCCGGGTTATACAGCAGGAGCTGCCTGGGATATGCAGCAGGAAGAATTTGCAAAGAGCAACAGGTGGTTAAACCAATGGACATGGCGTCTTAGTTATGGACGTATCGGCCGTTTGTATGTAACAGACAATTATGGCTATGGCCCTTATATGACGGTGGATGCCAACTGGGCAGGATCTCAGAATATGGCTACTGTAATGGGATACAGTTATATCAGCAGATCCTACAGCAATGGTTTTAATGCATATGATACCGACTGGCCTTACCAGAATATGCTGAATGCCGGATGGGATATTTCCATGCTGGACAATCGTATTGGTATTGCAGTAGATGCTTATCGTAAAGATGACAAAAACCAGTTGTTCAGAATACCTGTTTCACACGAATATGGTTTTGATGGTACCTATCAGAATGGGGTACATATCCGCAACAGCGGGGTAGAAGTGCAGTTGAGCGTGGCGCCGGTGCGTACAAAAGACCTGGAGTGGAACAGTATTTTCCGGATCAACCGTAATCATAATAAACTGGTTGCACTGCCGGGAGTACAGGACAGGTTGATGGCAGGGGGCAGGCAGATTCGTGTGGGTGGTCCGGTAGATGGTTACTGGCTGCTGGATAACCAGGGTATTTTCGAATCGGATGATGCCGTTCCTGAAAATCCGGTTACGGGTAAGAAGCTCTCTTATAAAGGTATCGCCTTGCAAAAAGGTGATCCGAAGTGGGCAGACACCAATGGCGATTATATCATTGATGATAACGACCGGGTATTGATGGGACAAGCTTCTGCCGGTTGGAACGGTGGTTGGGAAAACAATATCCGCTGGAAACAATTTAACCTGCAACTGTTATTTACCTGTGCCTGGGACAAAAAAGTGATCAATGAAGAACTGGCAGGACGCTTCGACTTTGTAAACAGGTCGGCTCCGGATGATATCCGTTCCATTAAGGAACAATCTTTCTGGACCTTGCCTGCCAGTTACGATCACATCCCCCGTTACAATCCCTGGAGGGCAATAGATCCTTATCAGGCTGGCCAAAGTCTTTTCCTGGAAAATGCGGCTTTCGTAAAACTGCGCAGCGCACGCTTATCTTATGATATGGCCGATCGCGGTTTTTTCCAAAAGCATAAGTTTAATATGGCACAGGTATATGTAGCTGCCACCAACTTATTTACACTTTCCGGATATAAAAGCGGAGATCCCGAGCTGACAGACTTCCGTGGATATAATACCGGCTACGGGTTGCCTATTCCCCGCTCATTCACCGTTGGTTGCAATTTTAATTTTTAA
- a CDS encoding Gfo/Idh/MocA family protein — translation MTQYSQGRRQFLKAAALTGVGIGLGSQVNSLFAKSRGEAGTRVGIIGLDTSHSVEFTKMLNDANADPAYGGFKVVAAYPQGSKDIPSSVKTIPEYTEKVKALGVEITDSIASLLEKVDVVLLETNDGRRHLEQALPVFKSGKRVFIDKPIAASLADTKAIFKAAKQYNVPTFSSSALRFIDSIQQVQKGQIGTVNGVDIFTPAPTEKTHPDLFWYGIHGVEMLFALLGTGCQQVTRVYTESTDLVTGVWEGGRIGSLRGTRNGTYAFGGNAFGEKGNAVIGNFESYKPLVLQITEFFKTGVVPVRPEETLEMIAFMEAADVSKRKGGVPVKLIRPY, via the coding sequence ATGACACAATATTCACAGGGCCGCCGCCAGTTTCTTAAAGCGGCAGCATTAACAGGAGTGGGTATAGGATTGGGTAGCCAGGTAAATTCCCTTTTTGCCAAAAGCAGGGGCGAAGCAGGTACCAGGGTAGGTATTATTGGGCTGGATACTTCACACAGTGTGGAGTTTACCAAAATGTTGAATGATGCCAATGCAGATCCTGCATATGGTGGATTTAAAGTCGTGGCTGCCTACCCACAGGGTAGTAAGGATATCCCTTCCAGTGTAAAGACAATTCCGGAATACACAGAAAAGGTAAAGGCATTGGGGGTGGAAATCACAGATTCTATTGCCTCCCTGCTGGAGAAGGTAGATGTGGTATTGCTGGAAACCAATGATGGCCGCCGTCACCTGGAACAGGCATTGCCGGTTTTTAAATCCGGAAAAAGAGTCTTTATAGATAAGCCTATTGCCGCGTCCCTGGCGGATACCAAGGCGATCTTTAAAGCGGCAAAACAATACAATGTACCTACATTTTCTTCTTCTGCCTTACGTTTTATCGATAGTATACAGCAAGTGCAAAAAGGGCAGATCGGAACGGTCAACGGGGTAGATATATTTACACCTGCTCCTACTGAAAAAACACATCCTGATCTTTTCTGGTATGGTATACATGGTGTGGAAATGTTGTTTGCATTACTGGGCACCGGTTGCCAGCAGGTGACAAGGGTATATACTGAAAGCACTGACCTGGTTACTGGCGTATGGGAAGGCGGACGTATAGGCAGCTTGAGAGGTACCCGGAATGGTACCTACGCTTTTGGTGGTAATGCATTCGGGGAAAAAGGAAATGCGGTGATCGGTAATTTTGAATCGTATAAGCCATTGGTATTACAGATCACCGAGTTCTTTAAAACAGGTGTGGTACCGGTAAGGCCGGAAGAAACGCTGGAAATGATCGCTTTTATGGAGGCTGCGGATGTGAGCAAACGTAAAGGCGGTGTTCCTGTAAAGCTGATCCGTCCTTATTAA
- a CDS encoding nucleoside permease, translated as MLLSVRLRLSTLMLLEYFIWGAWYVTMGTYLLTSLKADAVQVGVAYANLSIAAIISPFFVGLVADRFFSAQKVLAVLHLLGAATLYYISTVDNFNDFWWLILLYTLLYMPTMSLANSISFRQMADAGKEFPSVRVFGTVGWIAAGLLIGYMGIESSALTFQIAAGAAALLGIFSFFLPDTPPGKGSTKLSAILGLDALVLFKDRSYSIFFLTAIAICIPLAFYYSFANPFLNDVGVPNAAGKMTLGQASEFLFMLLMPLLFRRLGVKKMLLLGMCCWVARYVLFASGDSDAAMWMLYGGIILHGICYDFFFVTGQIYTDNKAGLAAKNAAQGMITFATYGVGMLIGSYVSGMVASRFSAEVNGVMEYQWQYIWLVPSGIAAICFIMFALLFKDVKKETPAAVPEEKSYV; from the coding sequence ATGTTATTGTCCGTTAGATTACGTTTGTCAACGCTGATGCTGCTGGAATACTTTATCTGGGGCGCCTGGTATGTAACTATGGGCACCTACCTGCTAACATCCTTAAAGGCGGATGCGGTGCAGGTAGGTGTTGCCTACGCCAACCTTTCCATTGCAGCGATTATTTCTCCCTTTTTTGTTGGGCTGGTAGCCGATCGTTTTTTTTCAGCGCAGAAAGTACTTGCGGTGCTGCACCTGCTAGGAGCGGCTACTCTTTATTATATCAGTACCGTAGATAATTTTAATGACTTTTGGTGGCTGATCCTGCTGTATACACTTTTGTATATGCCTACTATGTCGCTGGCTAATTCCATTTCATTCCGCCAGATGGCAGATGCAGGAAAGGAATTTCCTTCTGTACGTGTATTTGGCACCGTAGGATGGATTGCTGCAGGATTACTGATCGGGTACATGGGAATTGAAAGCTCCGCGCTTACTTTCCAGATTGCGGCGGGTGCAGCTGCTCTACTCGGGATATTCAGTTTCTTTCTGCCTGATACCCCTCCGGGCAAGGGTAGTACGAAACTATCTGCCATCCTTGGGTTGGATGCATTGGTGTTATTTAAAGACCGTTCATACAGCATATTTTTCTTAACAGCAATTGCTATTTGTATTCCACTGGCATTTTACTACAGTTTTGCCAATCCTTTTTTAAATGATGTGGGCGTGCCTAATGCGGCTGGAAAAATGACACTGGGGCAGGCTTCCGAATTTTTATTTATGTTGCTGATGCCTTTACTGTTCAGACGGCTGGGAGTGAAGAAAATGTTGCTGCTGGGGATGTGTTGCTGGGTGGCCCGTTATGTATTATTTGCTTCTGGTGATAGTGATGCTGCCATGTGGATGCTGTACGGAGGCATTATTTTACACGGTATCTGTTATGATTTCTTCTTTGTAACCGGTCAGATCTACACGGATAATAAAGCGGGATTGGCTGCTAAAAATGCGGCACAGGGTATGATCACTTTTGCTACTTATGGCGTAGGCATGCTGATCGGATCCTATGTATCCGGTATGGTGGCCAGCAGGTTTTCTGCAGAAGTGAATGGAGTAATGGAGTATCAGTGGCAGTATATCTGGCTGGTACCTTCAGGTATTGCAGCCATTTGTTTTATCATGTTTGCACTGCTTTTTAAAGATGTGAAAAAGGAAACGCCGGCAGCTGTTCCTGAAGAGAAATCTTACGTATAG
- a CDS encoding PQQ-dependent sugar dehydrogenase, producing MKKLWLLFLLPLLAACSAKRSATRILCYTKDPGSAWVKNLDDVGKKEGWQITLTDNRIYFQEDSLKEFSAVCMPVSLADSLDYRNAPALKRYLEAGGGGIVAVKDTTVSVRDWPWLKNCFDTPEGTEGTQDKGRVFVAPAAADAALFQKALSYVVNGNHYPDYKQATTMAPPDSSRYTYMVLDQGMDEPMEMCILPEGNVMFIERKGGVKLYDARARQTKTIGHFDVFSGIEDGLLGVALDPNFQKNHWVYFYYAPAGERWYSKLVRLEMHGDTLNMASEKVLLEIPTQRKYCCHSAGYLAFGPGDLLYLSIGDNTNAEETEGYTPVDERVGHELADNQAAAANSQDLRGKVIRIKPMPDGTYEIPDGNLFPKDGSKGRPEIYVMGCRNPYRISIDMKNAFLYWGDVGPDTKVPSVEGGTLGNDEINQARKPGFFGWPYFNGNNEAYPLWDFEKKVERPKQDPQHPVNNSRNNTGIKELPPATPPLIWYGKGASAKFPLVGRGGASAMAGPVYYSDRFKDAPYKLSEYYDGKLFIYEWIRHWIMAVTLDKDGNYVRMEPFLENIPFSAPIDMQFAPDGSIYMLEYGTNWFAKNSDAKLIRITYSEGNRKPVANITADHQYGAAPLAVKLSSSGSVDYDKEDKLKYTWEIEGQKMEGEEVTHTFSKPGVYSVKLTATDNHNEAGVSTLDIKVGNAPPEVTIETKANRSFYWDNTPLDYKVIVKDAEDGTIDTNQVHVAFAYMPIGKDLAVVLANNRTDVNTKFAKGAEMLKSLDCKACHTANSTSVGPSHQDIAHKYPNTEANVNKLAQKIIEGGSGNWGTRTMSAHPDLSKEDAKEMVRYILSLADGNSSLPKQGTIRLAEHIGKGNMGAYLLSASYTDKGANNIEPLTARAHIMLNSPFMQVEDADEIKAGLTTITTAGLCFAYVVDGNMMKFKQLYLDGIKGVKYNIQPQGIGGTIEMRLDKLDGPVVSTIDIPAGSSPDAVTGWKSVAAAMKPTAGLHDVYFVFKSAGGNAGRLFNIDWVYFDRAE from the coding sequence ATGAAAAAACTTTGGCTGCTATTTTTACTACCACTGCTGGCAGCATGCAGTGCTAAACGATCTGCGACCCGTATACTTTGTTATACCAAAGACCCGGGAAGTGCCTGGGTGAAAAATTTGGACGATGTTGGGAAAAAGGAAGGTTGGCAAATAACACTGACGGATAACCGTATTTATTTCCAGGAAGATTCATTGAAGGAATTCAGCGCAGTATGTATGCCGGTATCCCTGGCCGACAGTCTGGATTACCGGAATGCACCGGCCCTGAAACGTTACCTGGAAGCTGGTGGTGGAGGTATAGTAGCAGTAAAAGATACAACTGTAAGCGTAAGAGACTGGCCATGGCTGAAAAATTGTTTTGATACGCCGGAAGGAACGGAAGGCACTCAGGACAAAGGCCGTGTGTTTGTTGCGCCGGCTGCTGCTGATGCAGCCCTGTTTCAGAAAGCCTTGTCTTATGTAGTAAATGGGAACCATTATCCCGACTATAAGCAGGCTACTACCATGGCGCCTCCTGATTCCAGCAGGTATACCTATATGGTGCTGGACCAGGGGATGGATGAACCCATGGAAATGTGCATTCTGCCGGAAGGTAATGTAATGTTCATTGAACGTAAGGGTGGGGTAAAATTATACGACGCCCGCGCCAGACAAACAAAAACGATCGGACACTTTGATGTATTCAGCGGGATAGAGGACGGCCTCCTGGGCGTGGCCCTGGACCCTAATTTCCAAAAAAATCATTGGGTGTACTTCTACTATGCTCCTGCTGGGGAGAGATGGTATAGCAAATTAGTACGCCTCGAAATGCATGGCGATACCCTGAACATGGCTTCCGAAAAAGTATTACTGGAAATACCTACACAACGGAAATACTGCTGCCACTCTGCCGGTTACCTGGCTTTTGGTCCTGGTGATCTTTTGTACCTCTCTATCGGTGATAATACCAATGCAGAAGAAACAGAAGGATATACGCCTGTGGATGAAAGGGTGGGGCATGAGCTGGCCGACAACCAGGCAGCAGCGGCTAACAGCCAGGATCTGAGGGGTAAAGTGATCCGTATAAAGCCAATGCCGGACGGTACTTATGAAATACCGGATGGTAACCTCTTCCCCAAGGATGGTTCTAAAGGAAGACCGGAGATTTATGTAATGGGTTGCCGCAACCCTTACCGTATTTCTATAGATATGAAAAACGCTTTCCTATATTGGGGAGATGTAGGGCCGGATACCAAAGTACCTTCCGTGGAAGGAGGTACACTGGGCAATGACGAAATTAACCAGGCCAGAAAACCAGGTTTCTTTGGATGGCCTTATTTTAATGGTAACAATGAAGCCTATCCGCTTTGGGATTTCGAGAAAAAAGTAGAACGTCCTAAACAGGATCCGCAGCATCCGGTTAATAACTCCCGCAATAACACGGGTATAAAGGAATTACCACCTGCTACTCCGCCATTGATCTGGTATGGAAAAGGTGCTTCTGCAAAATTTCCGCTGGTAGGCCGGGGCGGTGCTTCCGCAATGGCAGGGCCTGTTTATTACAGCGACCGGTTTAAGGATGCGCCTTATAAACTGTCTGAGTACTATGATGGCAAACTGTTTATCTATGAATGGATCCGTCACTGGATCATGGCGGTTACCCTGGATAAGGATGGCAACTATGTACGTATGGAACCTTTCCTGGAAAATATTCCATTCTCTGCACCTATCGATATGCAGTTTGCGCCGGATGGCAGCATTTACATGCTGGAATATGGTACCAACTGGTTTGCCAAGAACTCGGATGCTAAACTGATCCGCATTACTTATTCTGAAGGCAACCGCAAACCGGTAGCTAATATTACGGCAGATCACCAGTATGGGGCAGCTCCGTTGGCGGTAAAACTTTCTTCCAGTGGTTCTGTGGATTATGATAAAGAGGATAAGTTAAAGTATACCTGGGAAATAGAAGGTCAAAAGATGGAAGGAGAAGAAGTAACACATACGTTCTCCAAACCCGGTGTTTATTCCGTGAAATTAACGGCTACTGACAATCATAATGAAGCAGGTGTTTCTACACTCGATATCAAAGTAGGGAATGCACCACCGGAAGTAACCATAGAAACCAAGGCCAACAGAAGTTTCTATTGGGATAATACACCGCTGGATTATAAGGTGATTGTGAAAGACGCGGAAGATGGTACGATTGATACCAATCAGGTACATGTTGCGTTTGCTTATATGCCGATAGGGAAAGATCTGGCAGTGGTATTGGCGAATAACCGTACAGATGTCAACACAAAATTTGCCAAAGGTGCTGAAATGCTGAAATCACTGGATTGTAAAGCTTGTCATACTGCCAACAGTACTTCGGTAGGTCCGAGCCATCAGGATATTGCACATAAGTATCCTAATACGGAGGCCAATGTGAATAAACTGGCGCAGAAGATCATCGAAGGGGGTAGTGGCAACTGGGGCACACGTACCATGTCGGCACACCCGGATCTGTCTAAAGAAGATGCAAAAGAAATGGTGCGTTACATTCTGTCATTGGCGGATGGTAACAGCTCTTTGCCAAAACAGGGCACTATCCGTTTAGCCGAACACATCGGAAAAGGTAATATGGGAGCTTACCTGTTATCTGCCAGCTATACAGATAAGGGAGCCAATAACATTGAGCCATTAACAGCCCGTGCGCATATTATGCTGAATAGTCCGTTTATGCAGGTAGAGGATGCAGATGAGATCAAGGCAGGGTTAACTACCATTACTACAGCGGGATTGTGCTTTGCTTATGTGGTAGATGGGAATATGATGAAGTTTAAGCAGCTTTATCTGGATGGTATCAAAGGTGTAAAATATAATATTCAGCCTCAGGGTATTGGTGGTACGATTGAAATGCGCCTGGATAAACTGGATGGCCCGGTAGTGAGTACAATTGATATACCGGCAGGCAGCTCTCCTGATGCAGTTACAGGTTGGAAATCTGTTGCTGCAGCAATGAAGCCAACTGCAGGCTTACACGATGTATATTTTGTGTTCAAAAGTGCTGGCGGCAATGCTGGCAGACTGTTTAACATAGACTGGGTTTATTTTGATCGTGCAGAATAG